The following are from one region of the Rosistilla carotiformis genome:
- a CDS encoding vWA domain-containing protein, whose translation MNFLPALHAWQWGLLGLIPIGIILLYFLKLRRQPIEVPSTFLWTRTIEDMHVNSLLQRLRRNLLLFLQLLFVALAALALLRPGWQASSQSGRRMVLLLDASASMQSTDVKPSRFEQAKELLAQQIDNMDGSDSAMLIAFSDEPDVLQGFTSDRRRLRDALDLAHPTNRTTNMLDSLKAAAGLANPNRTSQAADVNDIQVADALPATLYIYSDGRVGAINDFDLGNLTPKFIPIGSGSANNMAITAFSAERNPEDPSQVQAFATIANLGAQPQSVTATLTRDGEFLDASAVELDPGEEEGLSFALQIDDDAGLKLSLDQTDDLAIDNVAYTGLSPLHSVAVLVVTPGNEPLKTAMQTPRAARLGRLEFVEPSYLETEEYKKRAADGSDDLIVYDRCAPETMPLASTWFIGSLPPQDWEAGDLSSAVFVVDVDRTHPIMRFLELFAIKIVEGKTLTGPAGTQTLMTSDSGPILALASRRGYQDLVLGFEIASQSEDGGEAYNTDWPIQRSWPVFVYNVLRYLGGAIDTTGAPSYRPGQPITLRTENRLTEVELRLPSGETETLTAGVGGQTGFSDTEAVGQYQLFAGDRLLQMFTVNLFDAQESKIPATETIELGYETAETIAGEQNRRSEAWRWILLAALLLLVLEWITYSRRVWVSPARG comes from the coding sequence ATGAACTTTTTGCCCGCGCTGCATGCATGGCAATGGGGCCTGTTGGGGCTGATCCCAATCGGCATCATCCTGCTCTATTTCCTGAAGCTACGGCGCCAACCGATCGAAGTCCCCAGCACTTTCCTGTGGACCCGCACGATCGAAGACATGCACGTCAACAGCCTCCTGCAGCGGTTGCGGCGGAACCTGTTGCTGTTCCTGCAGCTGTTATTTGTCGCGTTGGCGGCGCTGGCGTTGCTGCGGCCGGGATGGCAAGCGAGCAGCCAGAGCGGCCGCCGGATGGTGCTGCTGTTGGATGCGTCGGCCAGCATGCAGTCGACCGACGTGAAACCTTCGCGTTTCGAACAGGCCAAGGAACTGTTGGCTCAACAGATCGACAACATGGACGGCAGCGATTCGGCGATGTTGATCGCGTTCAGCGATGAACCCGACGTATTGCAAGGCTTTACGTCCGACCGACGCCGGTTGCGCGATGCCTTGGATTTAGCGCATCCGACCAATCGGACGACCAACATGCTCGATTCGCTGAAAGCCGCGGCGGGGCTGGCTAATCCAAACCGCACCAGCCAAGCAGCCGATGTGAACGACATCCAGGTCGCCGACGCGCTCCCCGCGACGCTGTACATCTACAGCGATGGACGGGTCGGTGCGATCAACGATTTCGACTTGGGTAACCTGACGCCCAAGTTCATCCCGATCGGATCGGGGAGCGCCAACAACATGGCGATCACCGCCTTTAGCGCCGAACGGAACCCCGAGGATCCGTCGCAGGTTCAAGCCTTTGCGACGATCGCCAACCTCGGGGCGCAGCCGCAATCGGTCACGGCGACGCTTACGCGCGACGGCGAATTCCTCGATGCCTCCGCTGTCGAACTGGATCCCGGCGAAGAGGAGGGGCTCTCGTTCGCGCTGCAGATCGATGACGACGCCGGCTTAAAACTGAGCCTCGACCAGACCGACGACTTGGCGATCGATAACGTCGCCTACACCGGACTCTCGCCACTGCACAGCGTCGCGGTGCTGGTTGTCACGCCGGGAAACGAACCGCTGAAGACGGCGATGCAAACGCCTCGCGCAGCGCGTTTGGGGAGGCTGGAGTTCGTCGAACCAAGCTACCTCGAAACGGAGGAATACAAAAAAAGAGCGGCCGACGGCAGCGACGACCTGATCGTCTACGACCGCTGCGCCCCCGAGACGATGCCACTGGCCAGCACTTGGTTTATCGGCAGCCTGCCGCCACAAGATTGGGAAGCGGGCGACCTGTCGTCGGCGGTGTTTGTGGTCGATGTCGATCGGACTCATCCGATCATGCGGTTCTTAGAATTGTTTGCGATCAAAATTGTCGAAGGCAAAACGCTGACCGGGCCGGCGGGAACGCAGACTCTGATGACCAGCGATTCGGGACCGATCCTGGCCTTGGCTTCGCGACGCGGTTACCAAGACTTGGTGCTCGGTTTTGAAATCGCTTCGCAAAGCGAGGATGGGGGTGAAGCTTACAACACCGACTGGCCGATCCAACGCAGCTGGCCGGTCTTCGTTTACAACGTCTTGCGATATCTGGGCGGAGCGATCGACACGACCGGCGCGCCGTCGTACCGCCCGGGGCAACCGATCACGCTGCGAACGGAAAACCGATTGACCGAAGTTGAATTGCGATTGCCTTCGGGCGAGACCGAAACGCTGACTGCCGGTGTCGGTGGTCAGACTGGATTTTCGGATACCGAAGCGGTTGGGCAGTACCAGTTGTTCGCTGGCGATCGGCTGCTGCAGATGTTCACCGTCAATCTGTTTGACGCTCAGGAGAGCAAGATCCCCGCGACCGAAACGATCGAGTTGGGGTACGAAACCGCCGAGACGATCGCTGGCGAGCAGAACCGCCGCAGCGAAGCATGGCGTTGGATTTTGCTGGCCGCACTGCTGCTGCTGGTCCTCGAATGGATCACCTACAGCCGCCGCGTCTGGGTCTCCCCCGCCCGCGGTTAG
- a CDS encoding DUF1571 domain-containing protein — protein sequence MRRQQMSLATIAVLAGSLFQLGAYAEESSKPAGSTLKKQGAAKTSAHPLDRVIEIATKGLQRTDEEVKEYSCLLIKRERIDGELTARQYMQAKVRHRHFADGKLVTPMSVYLKFLKPSELAGREVLYVEGERDGNVLARRGGPRLANITVELNPKGHWAMQGNLHPITEFGFRNLIFRLLEKMRGDLASTDIDVKFYDNAKLGDRECEHIQVTQTNPNTTADYHIARIFIDKEMQVPVYFASYDWPESDGGEPPLKEEYIFANVDLNPNFVALDFDADNPDYAFEPIASEESLAQVKP from the coding sequence ATGCGACGACAACAAATGAGTTTAGCAACGATTGCAGTTCTGGCGGGTAGTCTTTTCCAGTTGGGAGCATATGCCGAAGAGTCATCGAAACCCGCAGGCTCGACTCTGAAAAAACAAGGCGCTGCAAAAACCTCCGCGCACCCGCTAGATCGCGTCATCGAGATTGCGACCAAGGGGCTGCAGCGAACCGATGAAGAAGTGAAGGAATATTCGTGCCTGTTGATTAAGCGCGAACGGATCGACGGCGAACTGACAGCGCGCCAATACATGCAGGCCAAAGTCCGTCACCGCCATTTTGCCGACGGCAAGTTGGTCACGCCGATGAGCGTCTATCTGAAGTTCCTCAAGCCAAGCGAACTGGCCGGCCGTGAGGTGTTGTACGTCGAAGGCGAACGCGACGGCAACGTCCTGGCGCGGCGAGGCGGGCCACGACTAGCGAACATCACCGTCGAACTGAACCCCAAGGGGCATTGGGCGATGCAGGGAAACCTGCACCCGATCACCGAATTTGGTTTCCGCAACCTGATCTTCCGACTGCTGGAAAAGATGCGCGGCGATCTGGCATCGACCGATATCGACGTCAAGTTCTACGACAACGCAAAGTTGGGGGATCGGGAATGCGAACACATTCAAGTCACGCAAACCAACCCCAACACGACCGCTGACTATCACATCGCGCGGATTTTCATCGACAAGGAAATGCAGGTCCCTGTCTACTTCGCTTCCTACGACTGGCCCGAGAGCGATGGTGGCGAACCGCCGCTGAAGGAAGAATACATCTTTGCCAACGTCGACCTGAATCCGAACTTCGTCGCATTGGACTTCGATGCCGACAATCCCGATTACGCTTTCGAACCGATCGCATCGGAAGAATCGTTGGCTCAGGTCAAACCCTAA
- the ykgO gene encoding type B 50S ribosomal protein L36, with protein sequence MKVVSSIGTLKNRHPDCQVVKRRGRIYVICKSNPKFKVRQGGAKSKKTRR encoded by the coding sequence ATGAAAGTTGTAAGCTCGATCGGCACGCTGAAGAATCGTCACCCCGACTGCCAAGTCGTCAAGCGTCGTGGCCGAATCTACGTGATTTGCAAAAGCAATCCGAAGTTCAAGGTCCGCCAAGGTGGCGCGAAGTCGAAGAAGACTCGCCGCTAA
- a CDS encoding esterase/lipase family protein has translation MRTKFSIWLILLVAIMNQSTNHADEPVPESAGFVANLKLPTLGGVQFWTDLRWWYGWRIQQNKLTDQCRLLNPSNIRHFSGSREACDARLAAIMNDGPWPESPQRVVVCMHGLMRTHRSFASLGKRIEQETPATVIHFGYASTRAPVSEHARALRGLIESLPGQPQIDLVGHSMGNIVARHAIGDWQTEGDPAGVLDRLGRFVMQGPPNQGAQIAKRLQSTTVFEIITGTSGVQLGINWDELQQHLATPPCEFGIIAGAYDMGRFRNPLVDGDSDLIVSVEEAKLSGANDFVIVPVLHSFLMDDKDVQELTLRFLETGAFAADGQRNPLP, from the coding sequence ATGCGTACGAAGTTCTCAATCTGGCTGATATTGCTGGTCGCGATCATGAACCAATCCACCAACCACGCCGACGAACCGGTTCCTGAATCCGCAGGGTTTGTCGCGAATTTAAAGCTTCCGACCTTGGGAGGCGTTCAGTTCTGGACGGATCTGCGTTGGTGGTACGGTTGGCGAATCCAGCAGAACAAATTGACCGATCAGTGCCGCCTGCTGAATCCATCGAACATTCGTCATTTTTCAGGTTCGCGCGAGGCCTGCGACGCGCGGCTTGCCGCGATCATGAACGACGGTCCATGGCCCGAGTCGCCGCAACGCGTGGTCGTTTGTATGCACGGGCTGATGCGGACCCATCGTTCGTTTGCCTCCTTAGGGAAACGGATCGAACAGGAGACGCCAGCGACAGTCATCCATTTCGGCTATGCGAGCACACGCGCACCGGTCAGCGAACATGCGCGCGCGCTGCGAGGGCTGATCGAGAGCCTGCCCGGCCAACCGCAGATCGATCTGGTCGGACACAGCATGGGGAACATCGTCGCCCGGCATGCAATCGGCGATTGGCAAACCGAGGGCGATCCGGCGGGCGTCTTGGATCGACTGGGGCGATTTGTGATGCAGGGGCCGCCGAATCAAGGCGCTCAGATCGCCAAGCGGTTGCAGTCGACAACGGTGTTCGAAATCATCACCGGAACCAGTGGCGTGCAGTTGGGGATCAACTGGGACGAACTGCAGCAACATCTGGCGACGCCGCCGTGCGAGTTTGGGATCATTGCTGGCGCCTATGACATGGGACGGTTTCGCAATCCCTTGGTCGATGGTGACAGCGATCTGATCGTCAGCGTTGAAGAGGCGAAGCTCTCGGGAGCGAACGACTTTGTGATCGTGCCGGTGTTGCATTCGTTTCTAATGGACGACAAAGACGTCCAAGAGTTGACGCTTCGGTTCCTGGAAACCGGCGCCTTCGCAGCCGATGGCCAACGCAACCCGCTGCCCTGA
- a CDS encoding glycosyltransferase, with the protein MHSLSTSQASAVRCPSEASGSEDSFVPVAASLSLVLPAWNEAEVIESAIKEADHALAGLTDCYEIIVVDDGSSDNTAGLVAQAAAENPKVRLIRHQTNQGYGASLRSGFQAAQHDLVVFTDADCQFDLTELDRFVLLSRRYDIVCGYRIDRKDTALRCLYSRGYNQLVRLLLRTQVRDIDCALKMFHRDHLKDLQITTDGFLVNSELLTQAKQRNLSVVEVGVSHRPRTQGQSTVSVAHIPRVATSLIRYWWNAVQFSGTVETDGIESNRGWKRSTTFWMSGGLVLIAAIFMLTNLGYPLIDRDETRYAEIPREMLATGDWIVPQLNFQTYYDKPPLVYWLCALSYKLLGIHEYAARLIPALAGLATLVATLFFGIRMIGPRGGLLAGVVLMLSFGFAFTSRYLLIDGVLSLWVTLALFTAYEAVRDGHLKWKWWLLSALFCGLGLLTKGPVAAVLWLPPLVVFAWLTDSAAMPRWRHFAVAALVSLAVVVPWGLAVAMQDPEFLPEFLYKHNLRRFAGDFHARPIWFFVPVLLLAGHPWSFLTIPYCKFLLGDAPQCRRQRPTVIGFLLLWSCWCFLFFSLSRCKLPTYLLPAAPAFALLIGHYLSHVLGASRGQLLHQFAGTWSPRMATLATTVAGVGIVVYAIASGIDTSHAAYLWGVLWLLLSVVAVVVLVRRQQRPQVAWASSAIVALGFAVMMMHVMVPAYSRDRMLFVPDSPLTSQLNADPGQAIATVAHEFSEVPFYLRRSDISNFNDHQIDRVGMFVAKHHDAILIVDERVPIDQIRDQLPRDLAVTKIADRGLAQLWEVAPVKLR; encoded by the coding sequence ATGCACTCTCTCTCAACATCTCAGGCGTCTGCGGTTCGATGCCCCAGTGAAGCGTCTGGAAGCGAAGACAGCTTCGTTCCCGTGGCCGCGAGTCTCTCGTTGGTTTTGCCGGCTTGGAACGAAGCCGAAGTGATCGAGTCGGCGATCAAAGAAGCGGATCACGCTCTGGCTGGCCTGACCGATTGCTACGAGATCATCGTCGTCGATGATGGCAGTTCCGACAACACCGCTGGATTGGTTGCTCAAGCGGCTGCTGAGAATCCTAAGGTTCGTTTGATTCGGCATCAAACGAACCAGGGCTACGGAGCCTCGCTGCGATCGGGCTTCCAGGCGGCTCAGCACGATCTGGTTGTCTTCACCGATGCTGATTGCCAGTTTGACTTGACGGAACTCGATCGTTTCGTGTTGCTTTCGCGACGGTACGACATCGTTTGCGGATACCGTATCGACCGCAAAGATACCGCGCTGCGATGCCTCTATTCACGCGGCTACAACCAATTGGTTCGGCTGTTGTTGCGGACTCAGGTTCGCGATATCGATTGTGCTTTAAAAATGTTCCACCGCGACCATTTGAAGGATCTTCAGATCACGACCGATGGCTTCCTGGTGAACTCCGAACTGTTGACGCAGGCCAAACAGCGGAACCTTTCCGTGGTCGAAGTTGGTGTCTCGCATCGCCCTCGCACGCAGGGACAAAGCACCGTTTCGGTCGCTCATATCCCACGTGTCGCTACGAGTTTGATTCGTTATTGGTGGAATGCCGTCCAGTTTTCCGGCACTGTGGAGACCGATGGGATCGAGAGCAATCGTGGCTGGAAAAGATCGACAACGTTTTGGATGAGCGGTGGGCTGGTGTTGATCGCGGCGATCTTCATGCTAACCAATCTAGGCTATCCATTGATCGACCGCGATGAGACACGCTACGCGGAGATTCCTCGCGAGATGTTGGCGACAGGCGATTGGATCGTCCCACAACTGAACTTTCAGACCTACTACGATAAGCCGCCGTTGGTCTATTGGCTGTGCGCATTGAGCTACAAGTTATTGGGAATCCATGAGTATGCCGCTCGTTTGATTCCTGCCCTTGCGGGGCTGGCAACGCTCGTCGCGACCCTTTTCTTTGGGATCCGAATGATCGGGCCTCGCGGCGGTCTGTTGGCTGGCGTGGTCTTGATGTTGTCTTTCGGGTTTGCGTTTACCAGTCGCTATTTGTTGATCGACGGAGTGTTGTCGCTGTGGGTGACGTTGGCGTTGTTCACTGCCTACGAAGCGGTTCGCGACGGGCATTTGAAATGGAAGTGGTGGTTGTTGTCGGCGCTCTTCTGCGGGCTTGGCTTGTTGACCAAGGGGCCGGTAGCGGCCGTGCTTTGGTTGCCGCCATTGGTTGTCTTCGCCTGGTTGACCGATTCCGCTGCCATGCCGCGCTGGAGACATTTCGCGGTCGCGGCCTTGGTTAGTTTGGCCGTCGTTGTGCCTTGGGGGCTCGCTGTGGCGATGCAAGATCCCGAGTTTCTGCCCGAGTTTTTGTATAAGCATAACCTGCGTCGGTTTGCCGGCGATTTTCACGCTCGGCCGATCTGGTTTTTTGTTCCCGTGCTGTTGCTCGCCGGGCATCCGTGGTCGTTTTTAACGATCCCATACTGCAAGTTCCTGTTGGGCGATGCACCCCAGTGCCGTCGGCAGCGGCCCACGGTGATCGGGTTCTTGTTGTTGTGGAGTTGTTGGTGTTTCTTGTTCTTTTCGCTGTCGCGATGCAAATTGCCGACCTATCTGTTGCCCGCCGCTCCAGCGTTTGCGTTATTGATCGGGCATTACTTGAGTCACGTGTTGGGTGCGTCACGCGGCCAGTTGTTGCACCAATTTGCAGGGACTTGGTCGCCGCGGATGGCAACGTTGGCTACAACCGTTGCGGGTGTCGGGATCGTCGTTTACGCCATCGCCTCGGGAATCGATACTTCGCATGCGGCCTACCTGTGGGGCGTTCTTTGGCTTTTGTTGTCGGTTGTTGCCGTGGTGGTGTTGGTGCGCCGCCAGCAACGGCCCCAGGTTGCGTGGGCTTCGTCGGCCATTGTGGCTTTGGGCTTCGCGGTCATGATGATGCACGTGATGGTGCCTGCGTACAGCCGAGATCGGATGCTGTTCGTCCCCGATTCACCGCTGACGTCTCAGTTGAACGCTGATCCGGGGCAGGCGATCGCAACGGTAGCTCACGAATTTTCCGAAGTGCCGTTCTACTTGCGGCGCTCGGATATCTCCAACTTCAACGATCACCAGATCGATCGCGTCGGCATGTTTGTCGCGAAGCATCACGATGCGATCTTGATCGTCGACGAACGTGTGCCGATAGATCAAATCCGCGATCAATTGCCACGTGACCTCGCCGTCACCAAGATCGCTGATCGCGGGCTGGCTCAGCTCTGGGAAGTTGCCCCTGTAAAGCTAAGATAG
- the larC gene encoding nickel pincer cofactor biosynthesis protein LarC, whose amino-acid sequence MRIAYFDCTSGISGDMTLGALIDAGASIDRIQAGVRSMGLGEISITTENIKKYGFRATQVTIAHPPEHAHRHLHHIEAMLDKGDISAEARDLAKLIFRNLGEAEAQVHGSTLEKVHFHEVGAIDSIADITGVAIALTELGIERVEASPVPTGGGTIQIAHGRVGVPAPATALLLAGIPIAPSDIQAELTTPTGAAILKTTCKAFGPIPAMKISAIGCGSGTMDLEKQANILRVLIGDTASQPAAGEASGQFETDQIVITETNVDDSTAEELAWCVDQLFDAGALDVYQTPTMMKKGRSGTKITVLAAPDRTATIESVLLGCSSAIGVRSWAARRTKLIRRAHAVETSFGSVQGKCVWLPSSQWRFTPEHESLRQLAAEKQVSLHAVRDAAVKAFDASDLSDP is encoded by the coding sequence TTGCGTATCGCATACTTCGACTGCACCAGCGGAATCAGTGGTGATATGACCCTGGGGGCGCTGATCGACGCCGGGGCCAGTATCGACCGAATCCAAGCCGGTGTTCGATCGATGGGGCTCGGCGAGATCTCGATTACCACGGAAAACATTAAGAAATACGGGTTTCGTGCGACGCAGGTCACGATCGCGCATCCGCCAGAGCATGCTCATCGACATCTCCATCACATCGAAGCGATGCTCGATAAAGGGGATATTTCGGCCGAAGCTCGCGATTTGGCCAAGCTGATTTTTCGTAATTTAGGCGAGGCCGAGGCGCAGGTTCACGGCTCGACGCTCGAAAAAGTCCACTTCCACGAAGTGGGAGCCATCGATTCGATCGCCGATATCACCGGCGTGGCGATCGCCCTGACCGAACTAGGTATTGAGCGAGTCGAGGCGTCCCCCGTCCCCACCGGCGGCGGAACGATTCAGATCGCCCACGGCCGCGTCGGCGTTCCCGCTCCCGCGACCGCGCTGTTGCTGGCCGGGATTCCGATCGCACCGAGCGACATTCAGGCTGAGCTGACGACGCCGACCGGAGCGGCGATCCTGAAGACGACATGCAAAGCGTTTGGCCCGATTCCCGCGATGAAGATCTCCGCGATCGGTTGCGGTTCGGGGACGATGGATCTGGAGAAGCAAGCGAACATCTTGCGCGTGCTGATCGGCGACACCGCCAGCCAACCGGCCGCTGGCGAAGCTTCCGGGCAGTTCGAGACCGATCAGATCGTGATCACCGAGACAAACGTCGACGATTCGACGGCCGAAGAGTTGGCGTGGTGCGTCGACCAGTTGTTTGATGCCGGAGCGTTGGACGTCTACCAAACGCCAACGATGATGAAGAAGGGACGCAGCGGAACGAAGATCACCGTCTTGGCCGCTCCCGACCGCACCGCCACGATCGAATCGGTGCTGCTGGGATGTTCGTCGGCGATCGGAGTCCGCAGTTGGGCCGCGCGGCGGACGAAACTGATCCGCCGAGCGCATGCCGTCGAAACCTCGTTTGGCAGCGTGCAAGGGAAATGTGTCTGGCTCCCTTCATCGCAGTGGCGATTCACTCCCGAACACGAATCGCTCCGCCAACTGGCCGCCGAGAAGCAAGTCAGTCTCCACGCCGTCCGCGATGCAGCCGTGAAGGCCTTCGACGCGAGCGACCTTTCGGATCCGTAG
- a CDS encoding EVE domain-containing protein — MKYWLMKTEPGTYSIEDLAKEKRKTTCWEGVRNYQARNMMRDDFKKGDRVLFYHSGGKDPAVVGTAKIAKGAYPDHFAWDSGSKYYDPKSSPENPRWFMVDVQLDKAFEQPVTLSQLRNEPQLEQMELLRKGSRLSVQPVTESEFEVVLKMAEAAKNKA; from the coding sequence ATGAAGTACTGGCTGATGAAAACCGAACCGGGGACCTATTCGATCGAAGATCTGGCGAAAGAGAAGCGGAAGACGACTTGCTGGGAAGGTGTCCGCAATTACCAGGCTCGCAATATGATGCGCGATGATTTTAAGAAAGGGGATCGCGTTCTCTTCTACCACTCGGGTGGGAAAGACCCCGCGGTTGTGGGAACTGCCAAGATTGCCAAGGGAGCCTATCCCGATCACTTCGCCTGGGATTCGGGCAGCAAGTACTACGACCCGAAGAGCAGCCCCGAAAACCCGCGTTGGTTTATGGTCGACGTGCAGTTAGACAAGGCATTCGAGCAGCCGGTGACACTTTCGCAACTGCGCAACGAACCCCAACTGGAGCAGATGGAACTGCTCCGCAAAGGAAGCCGATTGAGTGTCCAGCCGGTCACCGAATCGGAATTTGAGGTCGTGTTGAAGATGGCCGAGGCGGCCAAAAACAAGGCTTAG
- a CDS encoding DUF58 domain-containing protein yields the protein MLGRLERMELVSRKVFRGRMKGERRSRRKGQSVEFADFRNYVPGDDLRFIDWNMYARLDKLFLKLFLEEEDLHFYALIDASASMSFGDPTKLHVAKQLAAALGYVGMCRADRVRVAALGPPGAAAPTLRGKASLWKMLNYLDTVQPVHNVSLADGVKDFVLRNPGTGIVVLLTDLMDKQGYEAALRMLLGRRMDVFVVHILAPEEIDPPLQGDLKLIDVEDADEAEVTVNGALLQRYKQTVDAFIDQSRTFCSQRDMTYLLTRTDQSVEELVTKYLRQRGVVR from the coding sequence ATGCTGGGGCGGTTGGAGCGGATGGAATTGGTCAGCCGCAAGGTCTTCCGCGGCCGGATGAAAGGGGAACGACGCAGTCGCCGCAAAGGGCAGAGCGTTGAATTCGCCGACTTCCGCAACTACGTCCCCGGCGACGACCTGCGGTTCATCGACTGGAACATGTACGCGCGGCTGGACAAGTTGTTCCTGAAACTGTTCCTGGAAGAGGAAGACCTGCATTTTTATGCGTTGATCGATGCCAGCGCGTCGATGAGCTTCGGCGATCCGACGAAACTACACGTCGCCAAACAGCTGGCCGCCGCGCTCGGTTACGTCGGCATGTGCCGCGCCGACCGCGTCCGTGTCGCCGCCTTGGGACCGCCCGGTGCCGCCGCGCCAACGCTGCGTGGCAAAGCCAGCTTGTGGAAGATGCTGAACTACTTGGATACCGTCCAACCGGTTCACAACGTTTCGCTGGCCGACGGCGTCAAAGATTTTGTGCTCCGCAATCCAGGAACCGGGATCGTTGTCCTGCTGACCGACCTGATGGACAAGCAGGGCTACGAAGCCGCATTGCGGATGTTGCTGGGCCGCCGAATGGACGTCTTTGTCGTCCACATCTTGGCTCCCGAAGAGATCGATCCGCCGCTGCAAGGCGATCTGAAGCTGATCGATGTCGAAGACGCTGACGAAGCCGAAGTGACCGTCAACGGCGCGTTGCTGCAACGCTACAAACAAACCGTCGACGCGTTCATCGATCAATCGCGGACCTTCTGCAGCCAACGCGACATGACCTATCTATTGACGCGGACCGACCAGAGCGTCGAAGAACTGGTCACCAAGTATCTGCGACAGCGAGGCGTGGTGCGATGA
- a CDS encoding lactate racemase domain-containing protein, producing MFEFPRMFRVRQTFDDTRVASIPDAVAEQLSGSSLAAKVSAGQSVAISVGSRGIANIAEIVRAIVDYVKSLGGVPFIVPAMGSHGGGTAEGQAALLGRYGVTDAAMGCEIRSSMETVIVAQAKEGFDVHFDRHASTADHVIVCNRIKPHTRFVGEIESGLMKMLLIGLGKRNGAVVYHQAIQNFSFGQIIRSVAGEVLNRCPIALGVAILENGYDETAAIQAVEPQQFESHERKLLLRARAMMPALPFDRADLLIVDKIGKDISGTGMDTNIVGRKYNDHVAREDEFPKIHQIYARGLTAATAGNATGVGLAEYCHQRLVDQMDPVATRINCLTGGHVTAAMVPIHFATDREVLAAAITQAGLVAPADVRWMWAPNTLEISEVMCSEAYWNQVAERPNLQIVHPPEPIRFDADDQLLEIF from the coding sequence ATGTTTGAATTTCCTCGCATGTTCCGCGTTCGTCAAACGTTTGATGACACGCGCGTCGCTTCGATACCAGATGCGGTCGCGGAGCAGTTGAGTGGATCGTCGCTGGCGGCGAAGGTTTCTGCCGGTCAGAGCGTGGCGATCTCGGTCGGCAGCCGTGGGATCGCCAACATCGCGGAGATCGTTCGCGCAATCGTCGACTACGTCAAATCCTTGGGCGGCGTTCCTTTTATCGTTCCCGCCATGGGCAGCCACGGCGGCGGGACCGCTGAAGGGCAAGCGGCACTCTTGGGGCGATACGGCGTGACCGACGCGGCGATGGGATGCGAGATCCGCAGCAGCATGGAGACGGTTATCGTCGCTCAGGCGAAAGAGGGTTTTGATGTCCACTTCGACCGGCACGCTTCGACCGCCGATCATGTGATCGTCTGCAACCGGATCAAGCCGCACACGCGATTTGTCGGCGAGATCGAAAGCGGGCTGATGAAGATGCTGTTGATCGGTTTAGGCAAACGCAACGGTGCGGTGGTCTACCATCAAGCGATCCAGAACTTCAGTTTTGGGCAGATCATTCGCAGCGTCGCCGGTGAGGTTTTGAATCGTTGCCCGATCGCACTTGGGGTCGCAATCCTGGAGAACGGGTACGACGAGACCGCAGCGATCCAGGCGGTCGAGCCACAACAGTTTGAATCGCATGAACGGAAACTGCTGCTGCGAGCCCGCGCGATGATGCCCGCCCTCCCCTTCGATCGCGCCGATCTATTGATCGTCGACAAGATCGGCAAGGACATCAGCGGCACTGGGATGGACACGAACATCGTCGGCCGCAAATACAACGACCATGTCGCTCGCGAGGATGAGTTCCCCAAGATCCATCAGATCTATGCCCGCGGCCTCACCGCAGCGACGGCCGGGAATGCGACCGGCGTCGGACTCGCCGAATATTGCCATCAGCGACTCGTCGATCAGATGGATCCCGTTGCCACGCGGATCAATTGCCTGACCGGCGGCCACGTGACGGCGGCGATGGTACCGATCCATTTCGCAACCGATCGCGAAGTCTTGGCAGCGGCGATCACGCAAGCGGGACTCGTCGCGCCGGCGGACGTTCGCTGGATGTGGGCTCCCAATACGCTGGAGATCTCCGAGGTGATGTGCTCCGAAGCCTACTGGAACCAAGTCGCCGAGCGGCCGAACTTGCAGATCGTCCATCCGCCCGAACCGATCCGTTTCGACGCAGACGATCAGTTGTTGGAAATTTTTTAG